From the genome of Salvelinus namaycush isolate Seneca unplaced genomic scaffold, SaNama_1.0 Scaffold277, whole genome shotgun sequence:
cctttggccgccttttggagacttatatctccctcactaactttaagcgtcagctgtcagagcagcttaccgatcgctgcagctgtacacatcccatctgtaaatagcccatccaaccaactgcCTCATcctatatttgtttttgtttttctgctcttttgcacaccagtatttctacttgcacatcctcatctgcacatctatcactccagtgtaaattgctaaattgtaattacttcgccactaatggcctatttattgctttacctccttactccatttgcacacactgtatgcagatttttctattgtgttattgactgtacgtttgtttatcccatgtgtaactctgtgttgttttttgtcgcactgctttgctttatcttggccaggtcgcagttgtaaatgagaacttgatctcaactggcctacctggtgaaaataaaacaaaaaataaacaacagTTACATTTTCACCTTCTAGGTCCTCAATCTAAACTTCCTGAGCAGCATTAACACGTCCAATTTGAATGAGATCTGCTGATTATTCCAGCAGTGGGGCGTATTCCTTGTTAAATGTAagattaaataaatcaaataactGCGGTAtatccactccagtcagcagatggcgatgtgttTTTTTCCAGGccatgctgccagtgtgacgtgtAATCTAGTGGATGGGACGCTTTTTCATCAACAACAGCGAGTCAGTCACTTCAGTAGCATGATAGGCGACATAGCCTAAACGTTCAAGCTTTTTAGACTATTTCAGTGCGTATTTGCCTATGTGTTTTAAACATACTTCCGTTTTATAGCTAGTTGCcacatttattttcatatttacattgtTAGTCAGGCAGATGCCTTAAATTTGCCTagcgctaggctagtcgctaatgctaactagctacctaacatccccgaccatgagttcactattctactctcctcctgctaaagaagaggtctgctggacggagaaagaggatGTGTGGCTGAACATTGtcttgaaagaggagaaggaagaagaggatgttacaataaaacaagaagtagaggatgaggctgttaccctgaaagaagaagagaaagacacgTTCAGAgttaaagaggaggagggtgttacagtaaaagaagaggaggatgccgtttttggagtgaaggagggagagatgactgtcacattgaaagagaaggaagaacaagaacaggaggaggagacaggagatctgattaagaccagtaagtactgtcttaaaaacaggagcACAAACTATTGATGAACTGATGCGTGGTTTTAAAGCAGCGTTCTACTGAATGTTGATGCTTGAATGTGTTATTATTTAATGGAGGAATTGATAACTACACTGTAAGATGTGTAAACCACCAAAGAGCGGGTCACCAACAAAACCTTAACAATGGATTAGCAAATTCACAACTTTAATGTCACTCAGAATTGACAAACAAGATATAAATGACAGgggatgtgtgttgctatagtaaccacGGGGAGTGgtgtgtgttgctatagtaacccgtgGGGGAAGTGAACACCCAGACAGTGGACATCTTTGAAAACAAAACCAGGAAGCTACTTCATCGttacccagaaaggatttgatgttgagattaaaaacggctgcattggcccTTTAATGTAAGATACATACGGCTTCTTATGTGTTTTATTTATCCAACATAACTACCTTACCGTGAATGATTTCAATTAGAATAGTCAACAAGAAACAATAATAATATTAACTACGACTACATACACCCTTCTAGCTAGCTGACCACCGATTTTCATTGCAATTCATGTAAGTTAAGTCAGGTTTTAGTTAAGTCAGGTTTTAGTTAAGTTAGGTTTTagtcaagttaggttgtagtcaagttaggttgtagttaagttAGGTTTTATTTAAGTTAGGTTAGTTAGTTAGGTTAGtaagttaggttgtagtcaagttaggttgtagtcaagttaggttgtagtcaagttaggttgtagtcaagttaggttgtagtcaagttaggttgtagtcaagttaggttgtagtcaagttaggttgtagtcaagttaggttgtagttaagttAGGTTTTGAGAGTTTTCAAAAGAGTAATATGTACACATTTTGTGCGACATTCTGTATATTGTAAAATTCGACTGCGTGACACATTTCATTTCATATCCAACTTTTAACCTCTGAAATATAGCTAATGGGTTTGCTAATGTTGCTAGTTTAATGTAGTTGCTAAATGTTGATTGAACTGCTTAGTAaccaaaaaggaaagaaattgtGAGTGTTAGATAATACATATCACGAAAACAGATGAATGTTGTCAAGCTATAGTTAGATAATAgagctcagcctataaacatgacattatctattattatagagctctgttcagcctataaacatgacattatctattattacagagctctgctcagcctataaacatgacattatctattattatagagctctgctcagcatataaacatgacattatctattattagagctctgttcagcctttaaacatgacattatctattattatagagctctgctcagcctataaacatgacattatctattattatagaacTCTGCTCAgcatataaacatgacattatctattattacagagctctgctcagcctataaacatgacattatctattattatagagctctgctcagcatataaacatgacattatctattattacagagctctgctcagcctataaacatgatattatctattattatagagctctgctcagcctgtaaccatgacattatctattattatagagctcttattatgacatcatgacattccctgagaaattagatttggagctctacatcatttacatcatttgtttttaaatctcagAATGGTGAATGGGAGTGTGTTAAGATCTACTAAATTTACTACATTTAAGATTTACTAAATGACTAGATTGACTGTGTGATATTAGGTTGCTTCTTGTGTAAATTTTTTCCGTCTGGATTTTAATCCTGTAATgttatttttaatgatgtaatgttgtgaagactgacctcgggttattgagggatctagtctggaTTAAACCACATAGGAAAGCAGTTTTATTATGTGGagatttcattcaggtctctctttaGTATTAAACAAATGactctgtctttggcaggagagagaccagactctcactctgacagcaGAAAGAGTCCTTCAGAGGAACCAGACAcagagacgcccaaaccagcGAGACGACACCACTGCTCCTACTGTGGAAATAGTTTTACCCGATTACTACACCTGAaagcacatgagagaatacatacaggagaaaagcccttccactgttcccagtgtgaaaagagttttaggtggttaacgagtctgaaaaagcatgagagggGACACACACAAGAAAAGCTCTACCAatgctccctgtgtggaaagagttttaccaagTTAGGGGGTCTGACtaggcatgagaggacacacacaggaggggATAAGacctaccactgctcccagtgtggaaagagatttaacCGGTTAAGGCATCTGAATAagcatgaaagaatacatacacaggaggagaagacctaccactgctctcattgtgagaagacattttcccagtcagaggacctgaaagcacatgagagaatagagagactgtgttctgacttgtgtttttgactgagaatttgtgtttctgttgttttgtttcttGTGTCAGAACCTAAAGCCACACCTGTGtcgttgtggttgttgtcagtgactctgttTCTTTaagggatcagcttaatattgaggaaagaatgttgcttccatcaatgtaattgtctgcatcatttccaatcccccatatatttttgggggaaatatatacactgctcaaaaaaataaagggaacactaaaataacacatcctagatctgaatgaatgaaatattcttattaaatacttttttctttacatagttgaatgtgctgacaacaaaatcacacaaaaattatcaatggaaatcaaatgtatcaacccatggaggtctggatttggagtcacactcaaaattaaagtggaaaaccacactacaggctgatccaactttgatgtaatgtccttaaaacaagtcaaaatgaggctcagtagtgtgtgtggcctccacgtgcctgtatgacctccctacaacgcctgggcatgctcctgatgaggtggcggatggtctcctgagggatctcctcccagacctggactaaagcatccgccaactcctggacagtctgtgttgcaacgtggcgttggtggatggagcgagacatgatgtcccagatgtgctcaattggattcaggtctggggaacgggcgggcccgtccatagcatcaatgccttcctcttgcaggaactgctgacacactccagccacatgaggtctagcattgtcttgaattaggaggaacccagggtcaaccgcaccagcatatggtctcacaaggggtctgaggatctcatctcggtacctaatggcagtcaggctacctctggcgagcacatggagggctgtgcggccccccaaagaaatgccaccccacaccatgattgacccaccgccaaaccggtcatgctggaggatgttgcaggcagcagaacgttctccacggcgtctccagactctgtcacgtctgtcacgtgctcagtgtgaacctgctttcatctgtgaagagcacagggcgccagtggcgtatttgccaatcttggtgttctctggcaaatgccaaacgtcctttaTGGTTTTgtgctgtaagcacaacccccacctgtggacgtcgggccctcataccaccctcatggagtctgtttctgaccgtttgagcagacacatgcacatttgtggcctgctggaggtcattttgcagggctctggcagtgctcctcctgctcctccttgcacaaaggcggaggtagcggtcctgctgctgggttgttgccctcctacggcctcctccacgtctcctgatgtactggcctgtctcctggtagcgcctccatgctctggacactacgctgacagacacagcaaacctcctccatcctggatgagctgcactacctgagccacttgcgtgggttgtagactccgtctcatgctaccactagagtgaaagtaccgccagcattcaaaagtgaccaaaacatcagccaggaagcatgggaactgagaagtggtctgtggtcaccacctgcagaaccactcctttattgggggt
Proteins encoded in this window:
- the LOC120039523 gene encoding zinc finger protein 596-like, producing the protein MVCLCLLGDAALHLFGRTESVCSSTHEQVQHESGFLGIPVVALKSSKVKEQEQEEETGDLIKTRERPDSHSDSRKSPSEEPDTETPKPARRHHCSYCGNSFTRLLHLKAHERIHTGEKPFHCSQCEKSFRWLTSLKKHERGHTQEKLYQCSLCGKSFTKLGGLTRHERTHTGGDKTYHCSQCGKRFNRLRHLNKHERIHTQEEKTYHCSHCEKTFSQSEDLKAHERIERLCSDLCF